A single Marinitoga aeolica DNA region contains:
- the galT gene encoding galactose-1-phosphate uridylyltransferase — protein sequence MLERRFNPITGEWVMISSSRQKRPNLPKDSCPICPGVLELPGEYDLVSFENRFPALKKDAPNVENNSNVLIKDKSQGICEVVVYTEKHNSELSYMPIYQIEKLINMWADRTKELSSYEFIKYVFIFENKGKEVGATLPHPHGQLYAFPFLPPRIQLKIESLEKWYSEKNSCAICDIVKEEKEQNERIVYETENIIALVPFYARYPYEVHVYPKRHVETIYELSNKEKKEFAEVLRVITNKYNGLFNMPFPYMMMFFQKPFNINKTTHFFHFHVEFISPMRGPNLIKWVASVESGTWAFINPIEPEQAAKQLRDVEVKLDEI from the coding sequence ATGCTTGAAAGACGATTTAATCCTATTACTGGAGAATGGGTTATGATTTCTTCCTCCAGGCAAAAAAGACCTAATTTACCCAAAGATAGTTGTCCTATTTGTCCAGGAGTATTAGAACTACCTGGAGAATATGATTTGGTAAGTTTTGAAAATAGATTTCCCGCTTTAAAAAAGGATGCTCCAAATGTTGAAAATAATAGCAATGTATTAATTAAAGATAAATCTCAAGGAATTTGTGAAGTTGTGGTATATACTGAAAAACATAATTCAGAGTTATCTTATATGCCTATATATCAAATAGAAAAATTAATTAATATGTGGGCTGATAGAACTAAAGAATTATCTTCATATGAATTTATAAAATATGTATTTATTTTTGAAAATAAAGGCAAAGAAGTTGGTGCAACTTTACCTCATCCTCATGGTCAATTATATGCATTTCCATTTTTGCCTCCTAGAATTCAACTAAAAATAGAATCATTGGAAAAATGGTATAGTGAAAAAAACTCTTGTGCAATATGTGATATTGTAAAGGAAGAAAAAGAACAAAATGAAAGAATTGTATATGAAACAGAAAATATTATTGCTTTAGTTCCGTTTTATGCTAGATATCCATATGAGGTGCATGTATACCCTAAAAGACATGTAGAAACAATATATGAATTATCAAATAAAGAGAAAAAAGAATTTGCTGAAGTGTTAAGAGTAATAACAAATAAATATAATGGTTTGTTTAATATGCCATTTCCATATATGATGATGTTTTTCCAAAAACCTTTTAATATCAATAAGACTACTCATTTCTTCCATTTTCATGTGGAGTTTATTTCTCCAATGAGGGGCCCAAATTTAATTAAATGGGTAGCAAGTGTTGAAAGTGGAACTTGGGCATTTATTAACCCTATCGAACCTGAACAAGCTGCTAAACAATTAAGGGATGTTGAGGTGAAACTTGATGAAATATAG